The sequence GAGGAGCTTTTCAGGGTTGCGCGCGAACCAAAGAGGTTTTTCAAGTCGCGGGGGTCGCATAACTCCGCGTTTATCGAGACGGGACCCGGGTGGGGTGAGGCGATCGGGGCGTTTATTGAGGGGGCGGCCGTTTCGAAGTGAGGGAAACGGGTGTGGCGCGCGGCGCCGATTCGCTCTTAGATGCCCCACTACGCCCTTTTTTACCTGCGCGAATCTTCCTGTTTGCAGATATGTGCTATACTGAAATATCGGGACTTCGGATTAGGGGGACCAATCGATACTGAAGGAAGGGACTTATGGGGATCGGTAAAGCCGCGATACTTACAGCACTGCTGATAAGCGCATTCATGATACGGGCCTATGGCGCTCCGGCCGACCAGGCGGCGGAGTATCTCAATCGCGGGAAGCAGCTTCTTTACAGCGGCAGGGCCGAGGAGGGCGTCAAGCTTCTGGAGCAGGCCATGTCCCTGGACCCCAAGAATCCCTATATCATGCTCTATCTGGGTAAAGGATATAGCTGGCTTAGCAAATACGACAAGGCAATCGAGATGTACACAAAAGCGGCGGAGCTTGCCGGTCCCAATGAGGAGGTGCATTGGCAGGCGCGGTTCGGGGCGGCACAGACCACTAGTTGGAAAAAGGATTATAACGGCGCCGTTCAGCAATACTCATTGCTCATGATTGAATATAGAAACGCGCCCCCCGCCTTTAAATCGGAGGTGTTTCTCGCGCTAGGCGACGTTTATTCCTGGAGGCTGGAATACGATGCGGCGATCGAGCAGTTCAATAAAGCCCTGGAGCTCGATCCCAAGAATATCGAAGCCCTCAATCGGATCGCGAAAATCCACCTTTGGGATCGCGCATTCAAGGAATCACGCATCTATAGTGAAAAAGTACTCGCTCTTGAGCCCGGAAACCTCGAGGCGAAGACCAGAATCGAAGAGCTGGACCTTATACGTCCCTATCAGATATCCATAGGAAACACCCTGATCATGTATGACGCGAATAACCCCGCGGGGGATAAAGTGATGCGCAATGAATCTCGCCTTGGCTTTTCATGGAACGCGAGCGAGGTGTCCACGCTCATCCTCTCGACCTCCTACATAAGACAAAATTCCGCGGATACTATCTCCGGTCCCAGGGCGGGCGCCTACAGCGATATTAACGCGACACTCGGTTTTGAACATAAATTATTCGCGGAAACATACGTAACGGGAAACGTCGCCTACACCTTGGACGCGGAGGTGAGTCCCGATTACTCGGGAGAATTCGGTTTCAGCCAGAAGGTTAGCCGTATTATTGACGTATTGCTGGACTATCGGATTACCCACGATAAAAACTATAAGATAGTCCATGCAAAGCACGCGGTATCGCATTCAATCGCACCGGGAACAATAGTATATTTTACCGACAAGGTGTATACCCACCTTCAGGCGTACCTGGACACCGACGGGGAATATAAGCTTTATTCATTCTTGTTTCACCAATCGGCCGCATTTAACGCGATGGCGGACAGGATTGATCTTTACCTTTCCTACGGTCGCGGCAAAAACTATCTCGTATACGGGAATACGACCATTCCCGTGGATGTGACCACCTTTGGGGCGGCCGCCAGCTACGCGCATTTTTTCAGCCCCGCATTCGGCCTTCGGGTGAACGCCGGGTATCATAATCGCGTGGATTCTTTCGAGGACTACCAGGCGGGGATAGAGGCGATTTTCCAATATTAAAGACCGTTAGTGAATCCATGCAGAAAAAGGCTTATTCGACGCGGGGAACTACGCGTTTTCACAATGAATGGACGGGCAATGGTTCGATTCACTTCTTGGAGGTTGTAAATCCCTTACGCACCATGACGCCCCATCCCTGCGAGGTCTTTAGGGCGTTCAGGTAGCTTGATACCCTCATCATGCTCAATACCTGGCGGATACCGAAGTTCTCGATGAAGGCATACCAGAGCATTCCGGCTATCTCCTTGAGCGAGAAGTAATTCACTTCCTTTTCCATGATGAAAAATGAGAAAAGAGAAATGAAAATTCCCATCATGACCGAACCGATGAAGAGCAGTATAAACGAGGTCGCCGAAATAAGCCCCAATACGCATGAGACCGCAAAAACGAAATATCCTTGCAGCTCAATCCAGGGGCCTATGACCTCGAAAATCAGGAAATAGGGCGACGCGAGGAGCCCTATCCTTCCAAAACCCGGATTGAATAACAGCTTCTTATGAAAGGTCATTATATCAAGAAGTCCCCTATGCCAACGGTCGCGCTGCCTCTTGAATATCTTGAAATTTTCGGGAACCTCGGTCCAACAATTGGCATTGAAGGCATAATAGATGCGGAAGGGGAGCTTCCGTTCGTGCATGAACCGGGCCATGCGCACTACAAGCTCCATATCCTCACCGACAGTATCCTTTGCGAAGGCACCCCTGCCGGTGAGATATCCCCCCGCTTCAATGACGCGTTCCCTCTTGAATACTCCAAAAGCACCCGATATGATGAGGAGTGCACGCAGAAATGCCCAGCCTATGCGCCCCCCCATAAACGACCTGATGTATTCGACCATCTGAAGGCGCGCCAGCCGGTTTGCAGGAAGGCCGATATGCGTAATTGCCCCATTGTCGACCGAACAGCCGTTGACGGGAAATATATTTCCCCCCGCGGCCACACCCTCCGTATCCGAATCGAGAAACTGGGACATGAGCTTTATGAGCGAGTCGGATTCAAGAAGTGAGTCCGCGTCTATGCCGCAGAAGTATTCTTTTCGCGAGGCGTTGATTCCTACATTGAGTGAGTCGGCCTTCCCGCCGTTTTCCTTATCGATTACCAGAAGATTCGGTACGTTTCGATTGAAGTAGGTGCCGCGCACGCGCATCGTGGAAATATGCGAATGAATCGCGGTGTCGTCTTTTTCCAGTTTGAAATGTTCGATAAGCGTTTCCAGCGTACGGTCTTTTGAACCGTCGTTGACGACTACGACCTCATAGTCCGGGTACCGCAAGTTTAAGAGGGAGGAGACGCTTTCAATAATACCGGCCTCTTCGTTATAAGCGGGGGCGATTATGCTTACCGACGGAAGTATCTTTTGCTGGAACAGGAAGTTCATTTGTTTCAACGCGAAATTCTTCGTTTGCTTTACAGCGCCGGCAAAAGACAGGAACAGGAGGAGTATATAAGAAGAATTGATAACGAGCGCGTACAAGGCGAATGAAATATTGAAGGTGTCGATGAAACGCATGAGCAAATCAAAGGGCCGCAGCAGAGAGAGTTCGCGCGCATATATTGCCAGGAAGAGAGAGGGTATGAATAAAAATGCCAGGAGGATAAGTGAAATTAAAATTCCACGTTCAAGGAATTCCTTGCGTGCGACGGGTTTTGGGGGTTCTATTTTCCTGAGCCCGAGTTTCTCGCATTGCCGCTCATTCAGGTCGACCGAGAAGACAGGGCCAAGTTCGGGGTTTTCCATGACGACAAGGCGCATGATGTTTAAAACCTCGTCTTCCAGCGATTCGTCCATATTACGTTTTAAAAATGCGGTTACGCCGCTCGCTTTCCCCGCCTTGATTATCTCGTAAACGATTTCGACGGTTTTTCCCGACTTGTCCGACAGGAGCCGCACCAGGAAGAACTCGATCCGGGAGAGCAGGGCCTCGGCGATACCGCTGGATATTTCCGGGCCGGAGGCCTCATGAAACAGCCGGACGAGGGGAAGAACCAGCGAATCCTCCTTGAAGATAATACGGGAGAGTGATTCCACGACCGGCTCATACAATCCGGGTTGTTCCAGGAAGGGAGCAAGGCGCATCATGCTCTCACTCGTGGGTATGTTGCCCGCGAATTGTATGGCGGCCTTGAGGATTTCCTCGTCATGCACATTAAAGAAGAGATCCAATTCGGAGTCGTTTGGGTAACGTGAGAAGAGGCTCTTGAGTGCGGGGAGGGCGACCCCACGGTCCCGGGAAACGGCCGCGCCTAACAGGAATTGTTTTAGCACCTCATCCGGGTAGAACGAGGCGAAATTAATAATAAGAAGTTGGAGATCGCGGTCTTCCATTCGTAAAAGCTCCGGGATAAGGTCATAAAAGATACGGCCCGTATCCGTTAAGAGCGAGGCGATTTTTTCCGTATACCATAGAGGAGCTTTTTTGCAGCTGAGGGCGACTATCCGCAATGAAGACGGTGCTCCCCCTTGTATGAGGGAGTAGGCCATATGGAGTTTAATATAGTAATGTTTCTCGCGTACGAGTGTCCCTTCGAGCGCCCGTTTTGATTCAATCGAGGGAATATAACAAAGCATTACCGCCGCGTGTGTACGCTTATAGGTCCGCCAGGATCGTAGTCTCTTAATAAGCGAGTCCTGGATTCCCGCACGGCGCATGTAGCGAATGACCTTGTCTTTGAAATCCTGGTTGAGAATCGCCGATTGTGAAAGGCGTATGAAACGGTCTAAAAACGCATAAGGATTGTTATCGATAATTTTTAGGTTTTGGTCCTCGGGGACGGTTTCGAATGTGTTGACCAGAAAATCGGTCAAATCGATGTCTTTTTCCTTTTCTCGTGTGGTGCCCAGTTTGCGAATTATAATCGTCGCGGCCGTAAGAACATTCAGCGCCCCTATCGCCGCAAGGATGAACAGAAGTTCTTTAATATCGTCCATAGCGCGGCTTAGACATTCTCCTCTATGAGGCCCTTGACAACGCCTACCAGCTCTCCTTGATAAAATGGTTTTTTAAAATAATGACGAATCTTGAGTCCAAGCGCCCTTTGGATCGATTCCTCGGTTTTATCATGGGACATGAGCACGAAGGGGACGTCTTTGAGGCGGGTCGATTCCATCATTTTTTGACGCAGCCGAAAACCGTCGAGTTTGGGAAGCATAAGCTCGGAAATCACCGCCGCCGGCCGCTCCCTTTCGCATATCTCCCATGCGGCGGACCCATCCATGCAGATAACCACCTTATACTTGAGTACCTCAAAAGATTTACGAAGCAACTCGCAGTTGATCCTGTCGCCGTCAATGATTATAAGACTTCCCGCCGTTTCCGAGTACTCCTCAAGGCGAACCTTGTCATACACCGTGTCCATGCCCGTTTTTCGCGCGATGCGTACCTTCATGCGGCCCTTATCATAGATGGCAGCGACACTATCATTGGATGATATGCGGTCTCCGGCCGTGTCCTCGCAGGAAACAATCCCCATGGACACGGTGATGGGGGTAATAAAAATCTCCGACGAGTTGATGTCCCGACGTATTGATTCAGCCTCGGCGATAAGGTCTTCTTTGCTGGTTTCAGGTCTGAAATACACAAAACCGGCGCCCGTGAGTTTGAAGATAAGATCGTTGTGCATAGCTTCCTCTGATTGCGGGAGCCGTTTGAGGAGGTAGGCCAAATGCGCTATGGTTTCGTCTCCGGCGTTGCGGCCGAACTTGTTATTAATATGGACTATGTTATCGATCTCCATGAAAATCAGGCCGAATTTATAGGGTTCGTCGCCCGCCGCCTCAATTTCACGCATTAGATATTGGCGCATGAATACTTCGTTATATAGATTGGTGATTGGGTCTATGATGCTCGGCAGAATTTCATGTTTTTCTGAGGGTTCTATCTGCGCCCCGGCGTCTTTGCCGCTCTCCTTCTTTTCCCCCGGTCTCGTCATGGATTGAGCGTTCCCGCCCTTCACTCCCATAATCGATTGAAACGTCTCCAGGGTATTTTCAAGTATGGGGGGGCCGTAGGAAGGGGCGATTACTTTAACATCCTTGGCAAACAGCATTACGGCGAATTCATTGGCCTCATGGGTGCATCCGTTGGTATTGAACGGTGGACAGGTAAAAAGGGTGCGTGTCCCCGTTTCAAAGGCCATGAGCGCGCCGTGCGAACAGTTGGAGGGAACAGGGACGATTTCCAGGTTACCGGTCCCTAACGGGAGCTTGTAGCGTTCATTATTAATGGAGAAGATGCTCAGCTTGGTTCCATAACAGCGAAGAAGGTTGGCCGAATCCGCGTGTGCCACCAATCTTCCTTCGAAGCTGTCGTGTTCGAATAAAAGAATCCCCGCCGCCAGGTCGGGGCGCCAATGAAGCAGCACGATGTAGGTTATTTCGCGCAAGGAAACAAGAGAAGAGAGCGCATTGCTTAGGGACATAAAATCGGGCACCGAGGCCGTGTTGATAAGTATTGCGCCCGTATCCCCGCGTATGAGGTATGTATTACAGCTCGCAGCCGCAATCGAGCCGCTCTCCGAGAGCTTATATATTCCCTGCGCGATTTCAACCGGGTTCATCGAGGCGTCCTCTGCGTTTTAAATCTTTTTCACCGCCAGAATTATTTAGCATATTTATGAACTTTCTTCAAGATATATTTCGATTATGTATTATCATTGACAAAGTAACAATTCCGGCTACATTTAAAATGAAGTTTGAAAATCCTCCCTTCATGATGAACCGGCCGGCTATAATAATATAACCCGAATAGAACAAAATGTGAATCAATCAGGAGTTACCCCAGATGAAGTATTATTTAAAGACTATAGCAGGGATAGCGTTAATGACATTAATATTTGGAAATCCCGCGCGTGCAGATGGAAAAAAAGACACGATAACCCAGGCCAGGGATAAAGCCATAGAATGGCTTAAAAATCAAAAAGTTCCTAATTCTGTAGTCCCTGATCCGCAGCCGGAACGGCGCAATCTTCTTCTTAGCTACGAAATTCCGGAAAACTCACCCGACTATAAATACATCTACGGAAGATCGATCATTTATGACGATGCGCTTGCCGTAATTGCGTTTGTAATGAACAAAGACTACAGGAATGCCTCACTCGTGCTGCAGGCGCTCAAGCGGCAGCAGCGAAAAGACGGGGGAATATGGTTCGGCTACAATGTCAATAACGACTGGCCCTCAGAGCTCGATTTTTCAGGATCAACGGACAGGACAGGCGCTACTTCGTGGGTAGGGTACGCTTCAGTATATTACCTGCAGCAGAAAGTAAAGGAGTCGCCGGATGCGCTGTCCACGAAAGAAGCCCGGGAATTACTTGGTTTCACGAAATCCATCGCGGATTATCTTTTAAAGCTCCAAGTGCGTGAAGAAAACGATCTCAGGTACGGCCTCATTACCGGAGGCAGGAACTCGGTTGTTCTGAAATATGAGAATAATGCGGTAATCGAAGTATTCCAGGAAGGCAGTATCGACTGGATAAGCGCTGAGCACAATATCGACGCTTATTATTTTTTACGTGATCTTGGCCTGCTTGTAAAAGAAATAAAATATATATCTGCCGCGGACAATATAAAATCAGGCCTGCTCCGGATATGGAGCCCGGTAGACAGGCAGTATTTCCGCGGAATAAAACCGCTATTCGTTGACACGGCCCTCGCTCTCGACTGCGCGTCCTGGGGAGCGGTTTTTTCGATCAGCGCCGGAAAAATTGAATATGCCCGTGAATCAATAGGGGCTATTGAAAGCATGTATGCGAGTTACTATACAACCCCGGAGAACATTACGGTAAATGGATACAAACCATACGCGGTGAAGGATATTTACGAAGAAACCGACAGCAAGATCATACCGTTTTATTTTCCGGATAAGAAAAGCACATGGAAGGAGCTGAACGGCGTATGGGTAGAGGGGTCTCTTGGCGTTGCAATGGCGTACCTGAAACTCGGTGAAAGAGAAAAAGTAAAATCGATTCTTGAACAGATGATCGCGCTGCAAAATGAACGCGGTGGATTCACTTACTTCACAATGGATATCCCGCATGAATTTTCAAAACATCCAAGCGTTGCAAGCACGGCCTGGTTCGTCATTGTAGCGACGGCGTACGCAGACAAGACGGCGCTTGACGGATTCTGGGGAAAATGACGTTGTAACGCATGGGAGGAATTATATGCATTTAAAAACGGCAGTAATAATCTGCATGCTTTTATGTCTCCCATTGTCCTATGAAGCGCCGGCAGCCGAAAGCATTACTGATCTTAAAAACGCCGCTGTCGTGTTAAATATTTCCAGAAGAAACTCCGCTCCCTATACCGAAGTAAATGCAGTATTGCATTCCCTTGACATTCTCGGAATACAACATATCGAAACGGAGGATGTTGCAACGGCAACCAAATATCCTCTCATCGTTATAGCCGGGGATATACGTAATACCACGTTTACACGATCCGAACAGGAAGAGATATTCAGGTATGTCGAATCGGGAGGAACGCTCCTTGCTCCGGTTGTCACGGGAAATAAATACTTTTCGCTCTTCGGAATAAAACAGCCGGCCGACAGTAATAAACGTTTTGCAATAGAATTTAAAGAAAGTTCGACCGATGACTCATTAAAATACCTCGACCGCAAGGAAGAACGCAGCATTTCGCTCGGAAATAAAAAATTATATTCCGAGACCATATGGACACATTCATGCGAACTAAAAGATGCCAAAAGCCTTGGTACGACTGAAGACGGGTTAAGCGTGTTCTCGGTTAATCAGTATGGCGAGGGCCTTGCGTATATGCTCGGTGTTTCATTTACGGGAGTAGTGCTGCAGCCGCATGTCGGCAACGATTACGAAGCGCAGCGCACCTGGATCAACCGGTTTGAACCCGGTTCCGACGTGTTCCTCATGATACTTAAGGCGGTTTACGAGAAAGCAATAAGCCCATATGTTTATCTCTCCACTATCCCGTACGGTTATAAAACGGCTCTTATCCTGTCACATGACGTCGACGCGCAGCTTTCATTCAGAAACTCTATTGATTACGCGGAGCTTGAAAAGCGTTTCGGGGTTAGAAGTACTTTCTTCGTTACAACCAAATATTTTAAAGATGAAATGGATATTGGCTATTATGAAACCGAACGGATAAGTTATATGCGCAAGGTTAAGGAACTGGGAGGGGATGTTCAGTCTCATACGGTAACTCATTCGATTAACTTTGATTTATTTCCGGTCGGCGCCCAGAATACGACGAAAGCGGTTTATAATCCTCTCGAAGCACCGACTGTTTTCGGGGAACTCCTTGTAAGCAAGGAGCTTCTTGACCGCGATATTCCAGGTCAAAACACGATCTCATTCAGGGCGGGTGATCTCAGGTATCCGGAACGCCTTATTGAAGTAATGGAAAAATCCGGTTATAAATATGATTCAACATTTTCAGCAAACGATATAATGTGTAACTTTGCCTACCGGGCACTCAAGCAGCGCCGTGCGGGAGCGGACAATTCCAGCATAGTTGAAATTCCCGTAACCTTTGACGATTCCCAGGGATATGTTAATCTTGAAAACTACAAGGATATGGTAAAGCTTTGGATTGATGTCATATGGGCAAATGCGGACAACGAAGCGATATCGGTATTGCTTCTACATACGTCCGAAACCGCCTATAAGCTTAAATCGGAGGAGCTTCTTCTTCAGGCGCTTCAGGGAAAAGATATCTGGATAGGAGACCTGACCACATACGGTGACTTCTGGAATGAACGCAGTAACGTACGTTATAACGTTGCCATGCAAAACGGCACACTTTTCATCAGGATGCAATCCGCTGAAATACCGGACAGGGTTTCATTCGTGATAGGCAAATCCCCGGAGATTAAATCGATTGAATTGCTCGATTCAAAAAACAGGAAGATAAAATTTAAAGAAAGCGAAAGAGGGAATAAGATATTTTTGCGTATTATAATTTAGGAAACACGCGAATTATTATTCACTATTCGCGTCTATTCGCGCGCATTGGCGGTTATGCTGCCCTTATTGCACGGTCAAAGGAAGCAAAGATACTCGCGCGTAACGGACAGGATGTGGAATTGGTGCTATACAGCCTGTTGGGCATATCTGCCGAGCAACAGGCTCGGGACATGAATATCCTCATCCAACTCGTCCCAATGAAGGCCACTTCCGCCGCCGCTCAGTTCTACCCTGTTTAATTGCTCCATAGTTACATTGTGTAAATGGGGGAAATAGGCAAGCGGCACCGAAAGTTGGCGGCCGTCGGTGAACATGATCCACATGTTAAATTCAAAAAAAATGCTTTGCATTGCAGAATCTGCACACATCAACGACATCAGCCATGATCGCTATTGCGACAAAGGGCTGATTCCACGTATACTGGTAAGCAAGGCAACTTCCTTTTTAAATACGATGCCTTTGCACAAGATTGTTGATTTGATGGACTCGATCGCATCCAGTTGATTTATAAGTTCAGCATGACGGCCCGCCGTCATGCTGAACTTATAACTAATCTGAGCATACGCAGTCTTCGCCCCTTTGCATTCTCACGAATTTCCCCCGGGTCGAACAAGAAATCAAAAAAATTTAACATCGCGCCCCTCTCCCGCGTATCATGTACATGGTGCACGAAATAATATCCCCCTATATACCAGCCGACGCGGCCCCCCGATGACATCCGGGGGTTTAAACAGGGAACAGCTCGCCGCGAGCGCGCCGGGGGAGGGGGTTCACCTTGCCATAGCGGGCGCGGGAACGGGAAAGACGCGCGTCCTCGTTGAACGCATTCATAACCTTCTCGCGACCGGGGCGGCGCAACCCGGGGAGCTGCTCGTGCTCACCTTCAGCCGGAAGGCCGCGGAGGAGCTCCAGCACAGGGTCGCCGCCAGGTCGGGCGAGCTCGCCCGCGGACTCACCGCGGGAACTTTTCATTCATTTTGTCTTTCCATGCTCGGGCAGTTTCGGGACGAGTACATGGCGGCGGCGCGCCTCGCGTCCTTCCCGCGTGTTCTCGAAGCCGGCGAGCGCGCGGCACTCATAAGGGAGCTTATCCGCGCGCGCGTGGACGATTTCCTGGGCCTCCCCGTGGGGGTAATCGAACGGATACTTGAAGAGCTCCCCCGGTTGAAGGCCGGAAGCCGCGAGAAACTCGAGAGAACGGGAATACTGCGCGCGC is a genomic window of Spirochaetota bacterium containing:
- a CDS encoding glycosyltransferase family 2 protein, with product MDDIKELLFILAAIGALNVLTAATIIIRKLGTTREKEKDIDLTDFLVNTFETVPEDQNLKIIDNNPYAFLDRFIRLSQSAILNQDFKDKVIRYMRRAGIQDSLIKRLRSWRTYKRTHAAVMLCYIPSIESKRALEGTLVREKHYYIKLHMAYSLIQGGAPSSLRIVALSCKKAPLWYTEKIASLLTDTGRIFYDLIPELLRMEDRDLQLLIINFASFYPDEVLKQFLLGAAVSRDRGVALPALKSLFSRYPNDSELDLFFNVHDEEILKAAIQFAGNIPTSESMMRLAPFLEQPGLYEPVVESLSRIIFKEDSLVLPLVRLFHEASGPEISSGIAEALLSRIEFFLVRLLSDKSGKTVEIVYEIIKAGKASGVTAFLKRNMDESLEDEVLNIMRLVVMENPELGPVFSVDLNERQCEKLGLRKIEPPKPVARKEFLERGILISLILLAFLFIPSLFLAIYARELSLLRPFDLLMRFIDTFNISFALYALVINSSYILLLFLSFAGAVKQTKNFALKQMNFLFQQKILPSVSIIAPAYNEEAGIIESVSSLLNLRYPDYEVVVVNDGSKDRTLETLIEHFKLEKDDTAIHSHISTMRVRGTYFNRNVPNLLVIDKENGGKADSLNVGINASRKEYFCGIDADSLLESDSLIKLMSQFLDSDTEGVAAGGNIFPVNGCSVDNGAITHIGLPANRLARLQMVEYIRSFMGGRIGWAFLRALLIISGAFGVFKRERVIEAGGYLTGRGAFAKDTVGEDMELVVRMARFMHERKLPFRIYYAFNANCWTEVPENFKIFKRQRDRWHRGLLDIMTFHKKLLFNPGFGRIGLLASPYFLIFEVIGPWIELQGYFVFAVSCVLGLISATSFILLFIGSVMMGIFISLFSFFIMEKEVNYFSLKEIAGMLWYAFIENFGIRQVLSMMRVSSYLNALKTSQGWGVMVRKGFTTSKK
- a CDS encoding DUF2442 domain-containing protein, with the protein product MSLMCADSAMQSIFFEFNMWIMFTDGRQLSVPLAYFPHLHNVTMEQLNRVELSGGGSGLHWDELDEDIHVPSLLLGRYAQQAV
- a CDS encoding diguanylate cyclase, whose protein sequence is MNPVEIAQGIYKLSESGSIAAASCNTYLIRGDTGAILINTASVPDFMSLSNALSSLVSLREITYIVLLHWRPDLAAGILLFEHDSFEGRLVAHADSANLLRCYGTKLSIFSINNERYKLPLGTGNLEIVPVPSNCSHGALMAFETGTRTLFTCPPFNTNGCTHEANEFAVMLFAKDVKVIAPSYGPPILENTLETFQSIMGVKGGNAQSMTRPGEKKESGKDAGAQIEPSEKHEILPSIIDPITNLYNEVFMRQYLMREIEAAGDEPYKFGLIFMEIDNIVHINNKFGRNAGDETIAHLAYLLKRLPQSEEAMHNDLIFKLTGAGFVYFRPETSKEDLIAEAESIRRDINSSEIFITPITVSMGIVSCEDTAGDRISSNDSVAAIYDKGRMKVRIARKTGMDTVYDKVRLEEYSETAGSLIIIDGDRINCELLRKSFEVLKYKVVICMDGSAAWEICERERPAAVISELMLPKLDGFRLRQKMMESTRLKDVPFVLMSHDKTEESIQRALGLKIRHYFKKPFYQGELVGVVKGLIEENV
- a CDS encoding tetratricopeptide repeat protein is translated as MGIGKAAILTALLISAFMIRAYGAPADQAAEYLNRGKQLLYSGRAEEGVKLLEQAMSLDPKNPYIMLYLGKGYSWLSKYDKAIEMYTKAAELAGPNEEVHWQARFGAAQTTSWKKDYNGAVQQYSLLMIEYRNAPPAFKSEVFLALGDVYSWRLEYDAAIEQFNKALELDPKNIEALNRIAKIHLWDRAFKESRIYSEKVLALEPGNLEAKTRIEELDLIRPYQISIGNTLIMYDANNPAGDKVMRNESRLGFSWNASEVSTLILSTSYIRQNSADTISGPRAGAYSDINATLGFEHKLFAETYVTGNVAYTLDAEVSPDYSGEFGFSQKVSRIIDVLLDYRITHDKNYKIVHAKHAVSHSIAPGTIVYFTDKVYTHLQAYLDTDGEYKLYSFLFHQSAAFNAMADRIDLYLSYGRGKNYLVYGNTTIPVDVTTFGAAASYAHFFSPAFGLRVNAGYHNRVDSFEDYQAGIEAIFQY